In Lolium rigidum isolate FL_2022 chromosome 3, APGP_CSIRO_Lrig_0.1, whole genome shotgun sequence, the genomic window ttcCATCAATTAACTGGGcattttcttcttaattaatggatgaggcaaagcttttgcctccgtttcaaaaaaaaaaaaaatcagaatttttttaccattttttaactaAGCTTAAAAGAACATTTCAAAAAccgagagcatatgctcccaggGTGCAAACGCCTCGTCGCGCTATAGCCCAATACTTAAAACTTCAACAACTAGACAAGGGAAACTACCACTAACTTAGAGCATAAATGTTTCATACAACGTCATAGTTCTTACATGGCGATGTGCTAATATGTTATTGTCATTATACTACACTAAAAGTAATAATAGAACTAGTTATCTAATCTCCTTCGCTGTCCTAAACGCCAGTTCGTCATGGTTTCCATGGTGCTGGAGGCGGCGGgggagaagggaacatcggcggaACAGCAGAGAACATGGTGTTCCTGTCCACTCCATGGCCTTCGCCCGACAATGCGACCAATGCAGCGACTAGACCAGCATTGCCAGCTAGGGTTGCTTCTGTGTAGTTGCGGTTCTTCCGGGTATCTTTGAAGCCGTCATGGCGATCAGGACCAGCCACCATAGCTCCATTAATGATATTAGGATTGGCCTTCTTGCTGTCCCTCCAGTGCCACCCTCCTGTGCAGCCACGGTGACCACCTTTCTTCGGGATCGAGGCACCACGGTGATGAACATTCTTAGGGTAACGTTTTCCATACCCAATGGTCCCAACCACATAGCTCATCTTCAAATGATTTTTGCCCAAGATGTACTCAATCTGATAAAAGAAAAAGTAGCAAATCATAAACAGGAGTCCAAAGTGCAGTCCACCATACCAAGATATTCATATATTCGAATGCTAGAAATTTACCTGAGTCCTTGCAAAACTCCGAAGAACCTCAATTGAGTAGAAATGGGGGCCACAATACCACCCAGGGGTATCTGCAGCTTCAAGATAGTCACTGAACACGGTCGCAAGGAATGCAGCATTGGCGACATACTGGAGAGGTTGTGGCATCCCGTGATTCAACTGTATCAAACCACCTGTGGTGCAAATAAATTCAGTAAACTGCTCCATGTGACCAATTAGTAGTAATGTGATATAAATGGTTGACTGTTGATACCTTTTGTTCTGTTGAAAGATTTAAAAAACGGAAGGTAAGAGCACATGATAATGTTTGTTTGATTGTGGAACGTCCTCAACATCTCTTCATATGGATACTTAGGACTCAAGAAGAGCCTTAACCGGCTCAGAAGAACCTGGAACACGTAAGTAAATCCACTCAATACCCAGGACTGAAGGATAGCCTTAACCAGCTCAGAAGAGAGTTTTTCTTTATGGAATCCTACTGTATAGCTAATGGACAGTGGTTTGCTTGGATTATCACATGGCTCAGAGCCTCTATCAAGCAGATTGGGAAAACAAATCATGTCAGATAGTAAATAATACTCCGTACTAGTATTCATTATTTACTTGCAAGCATATGCGGCCGACTCTGCCAATAACTAAGTGAAGTTCTACTAGTTAATCCAAAACGTTGGGTCCATGTGGAAGTCTGTTTTCATTATGGCTGTCCATTTCAAGGATAAGAATTTCGAAATACAGAAGACGAAGACATGACTAGGGTACCAACAGAACTCTTATTATATCCACCAAGCTGTAAAACTTCTGTTCTATAATCGTAAATGCCCAGTAGTTGGCCACCACCAATAGATACTTAACAAATGGTAGAGCAAGTTGACTACATGCTAAATTACTACTGCAACAAAACAAGGTGAGGTTATTATAAAGAAAATTGGTGATTCGGCCCACAGTACTATATTCTAACAGTCAGCATGTAGATTATGGAATCTACTTGACTAGTAATAGACAAATTAAAATGCCAGCACAGGTCAACATGGGGAATGTCTCTAGTATTAAATTAAACCAAGCTACATTGATTTTTACCTGTGCACCAGGGAGCTTATTGTTCCAGCTGAAGACCCCATAGTTCGGACCACCTGAGAAAGCACCAGCCCTCTTTGCAAGCTTGGGATCAGTAACCCGCTGCAGGTATGATTCATTGCCTGTCGCGAGGTACATCCACGTACCACCCCACACAGCTTCATCAAAGTAGTTGGTTGAATTGTAGAGCTTCGCAGCATCTGATCCGCGTGGACTATAGCTCCCACTCCCGCGTTTATTTCTATCGCTTGCAAATTTCCAGACGGTGGTAGCACCATGTAACAGCTTGTGCGAGTAAGCCCTGTTATCCTTGAATACGATGGATGCTGCGGCCAATGCCGCGGCCATCTCTCCAGCAAGATCGGGGCAACTGTGGCATTCGGTGACTGGTCGCGGGTAGTCGATTTCCTCTGGCCTCATCCAACAATACTGGTCGTTGGGCTGAGTCGAGCCAGATGCCGTTGCAGCACTACCCACCTGTGCCGTCAACAAAATTCACATAAGCAGTGAATGAAGAGCATGAACTAGACCCTCTTTATGTCATTATGTATACATATTTGTACAGTTGGTTTTACCTGTGCGACCAATCGATCAATGGTATCTGCGGTGGAGTTGAAGGTCTTCAATAAGTAATCGGCCCCCCACTTGATGGTGTCACGGACATGGCCAAGTTCCCCAGCAGCCTCGTACTTGGCACTGTACTCAATGACGCTCCAGCTGAGGAGGGTCATGGAGAAGGCAGCTGGGAAGTTGaacttgatggcgtcccctgcgTCGTAGTACCCACCGGAGAGGTCTCGCCGGAATGACTGGTCAGAGCGTCCGTCCTTCAGGCACGAGTCGCCGCGCCATGGTACATTGTTGTGCTTCGGCAGCTTTCCGGCTGAAGAAAGTTTGCAGAGCAGACATgtcaaaaaattgttttcagtttCCTTCCGAATGGATCTGAATGCTGGGAGGGTTTCAGGCAACTGGCCTCTCCCATTTCAGGCACGCGACAGAGAAAAGCGAGCTATTAACGCGTAGAAAATTGAATCCTTGGAATGAAACCAGCATTTCAATCCAACGGGAAGGAAACCCAAATGACGAATTTACAGCCACGAaaccagcagaagaagaagatggAAAATCTGCTGTTATGCTTTTTGGCACAGGTCGAACGCGAAATAACCCCCAAATCAAAACCGAAATCGCCGCCGCCCCAACATAAAAAATCTAATCTTCCCCGCAGATTAACGAACTGCAGAACATCATAGCAGAGGGGAGGGGGGGGAGACTCTGACTCACATTTCTGCGCATTGAAGAACATGAGCGCCTTGCGCAGCGCGACGGTGTACTGgtccggcggcgggggcggggcgtGGTGCCTGGGGATGGCCTTGGCGATCCCGGCGGCGACcccggcgagcgcggcggcggcgaggagcaccCCGACGGTCCAGAGGAAGATCTTGCGGCTGACGAGGAGGCAGCCGAGGTCGACGTACCTCTTCTTCTTGCGGCCCTGGTCGCCGGGCCCGGCGAGCAGCCAGCTCTGCTGCGTCTCGTCGAGCGTCCGCGACAGCGCCGCCCGGTCCAGGTCCATGTTCCGGCTGCGGTCGTCGTCCGTGGCCGAGTCGTGGCATATCTCCAGCGGGCCGCCCCAGGGGTCCCTCCCGTACATGCTCATCCCGCCGACCCACCTGATCCCGCGAAATCCCTAGCGATCCCGGCAATGGCacaggcgcgccgccgccgccgcctccttggtggttcttggaatGGAAATGGAAGAGGGGGAGGATGAATGGGGGTTTTGCGTGCGCAGCCGCGTGCCGGGACGAGCTGGGTGAATTGGGGAAGTGGGATTTAGTGTGGGAAGTGTGTATTAGGGATGGGGACGCGTCGTACTTTGGCCGTTTGCTTAACCAAGTACTAGTGTCGCTTGAGTGTGGTGTGGTGGTGCGCGACAGCGATGTATGCTTACGAGGTAACCTTTTTCTTGTTTGACCCCGGTCGTGTGGTTTAGCGAGGGGAAACAGTTTTAATTTAATTGTTTCCTCCTCGGCAGTTTTTAGTGCTGGGCTGCTTGTCTTTGTTTATAGTGGGCGGTATCTCTGTCAGAGTCTCAGAGAGTTCTCTCCGTTTGTTTATCACGTCTGATTTATAGGTCTGAGATAAATCAATAGAAAATGTCACGACATTCTGTAGAGCCGTTCAATATGGGGAATCAAGCTGCGCAATCTCCGCAGCGATCACGTGAAATTTGTGGGTTTGAAATGGTAAACTTTTCCGTGATTCAGTTGCTTCAAATTACTCGAGGGTGCTTGAGGACACCTTGCTCCAGTCCAGCCTCTGTCAGCGTGGAAGCTCCTGGATTTGGTTAAGTGGAATGAGTTGCACACAGCTGGTATGAACACCACCGAGACAGACAATATAGTACAACGCAACGCGGCTTGACGATCGTTTTAAGGAAGAAACAGCCCACGATCCAGTTTGCATATATAATCGTCCACAGGATAAGGAAGCGAGAGGGGCCAGCTTTCTCTTTTAACTTTGATGTGAGACTGGAAAGCTAGCTAGCTGTTTCTATTAAAAATATAAGTAAATTACTGAATAATTTAATTCGAAATAATAAACGATATAGCATGAGCATACAAACAGTAATTAAATTAATCATGCATATATACTAACGTGTAGACGAATAAATTGCATCTAAACAAACCGAACACATCTACTCCAaacggtagaaattctagcaaaatCTGATCAAGAGAGAAGAGAGTCACATATGGCAGTTTGAGCAGCAGCGGCGACGGCAACACTGTTCGCCTCGATGTTGTCGATCATGTTTAGGTTGCCGGATAGATTGTTCACGTTCGGGAGGAAGTCGACTATTGAAAACTTACCGTGTTCCGAGTTATCGCGcgtaagcgctccccaaaaaccatatcgcccctcacccgtacacatCTACGAGAGATGGGTTTGGAGGATCGTATGGGAAGATCATGGCTACAGGTTCTGGAAGGAGGTAGTTGCATGCGTTGTTGTCTTGCGGCTAGGGTTTACATCTCGGATTATATAATGTCGGCTCGGTAGGTTTGTGGGACGCAACCCACATACGAGTCAAGAGACCCACGATCAAGAGAAAGTCGAAACAATTGAGTAACGTGTCGTTAATGTCTCATATTAGGTAAGATAATTTGCCCTTTGATTCAATATACTATTTTTCCGTCTTTACCACGCATTATTGTATGCGCTTCTAGAGGAGTACATATACTAGAAGTAAATTATAGTCGCTTTCTTTTGAATCACAAAATTTGATTAGAAGGATAGAAATGCCATGAGGGtgggaaaagaaaaaaacattttttaaaaaaattagttcTACTTTTTTGCAATTTTCTTAATTTATTTTCTACTATTCCTTCGTTTTTTACAAAATATTTTTTATAGAATACTTTTAAATAAAATACAATTGTCAACGTAAAATCTTGTCTTATAAATCACTCAAACTCTCCACGACATGCATTGTAGTAGGACATATAATTTattgggtgtgtctatgtctcagttaactgagattttcttaagtctcagtcaatttagaaaagtgcaactacatttcaaagaaaagtgcaactcggtctagttgcacatttctggcagaaaagtgcaattgcacttttttaacagaaaagtgtaactcaagtagttttttgtaagtgacttagacttacgaaaatctcagttgactgagacatagcaaaaccgtaatttatttagaattttatattgAGCTATAGGCCAAGATCCAATCGCCAAATTCCAACACTTTCGAGTTTGCCCCGCTTTCCAGCCCGCTCGGTCGTTGCTTAATCCGGGATGCAATGCAATCGGTGTGCTGAGCTGTGGAGCAATCTTATCGCTGAAGTCATTGTGATCAATCGATGCGCGCTTTTCTTTCTGCAATATCAACAACGGCTTCTTTTTCCACCTTTCCTTTTGCAGCCCAAACAAAACATTATGCCGATTCACTGTTCTACCCATCCTTGACCTTAATCGTTGCTAGCTTGCTGGATACACCGAAGCATCGCCTGTTGCGTGCGGAACCACCGCCATAACCAATTCGGGCTTCGGTAGTGCGATCGATCTACTCAAGAAAGAAAAGGGCACGTGACGATTTACATAAACGGACTGGTTTTCACCAAGTTATTATGGACCTCGCTAGACACGGTGTACGTGGATACAGCTGGACGCAGCTTCTTTGCAGTTACAGGTACGAACGGCGTGGCTACGCGACACGGCGACAGACTGACTCGCCGTTTGGTTGTGGACTCACGAGGTTTTGGAGCTGTGCCGCGTCGGGAATTCATTGC contains:
- the LOC124698272 gene encoding endoglucanase 9-like, producing MSMYGRDPWGGPLEICHDSATDDDRSRNMDLDRAALSRTLDETQQSWLLAGPGDQGRKKKRYVDLGCLLVSRKIFLWTVGVLLAAAALAGVAAGIAKAIPRHHAPPPPPDQYTVALRKALMFFNAQKSGKLPKHNNVPWRGDSCLKDGRSDQSFRRDLSGGYYDAGDAIKFNFPAAFSMTLLSWSVIEYSAKYEAAGELGHVRDTIKWGADYLLKTFNSTADTIDRLVAQVGSAATASGSTQPNDQYCWMRPEEIDYPRPVTECHSCPDLAGEMAAALAAASIVFKDNRAYSHKLLHGATTVWKFASDRNKRGSGSYSPRGSDAAKLYNSTNYFDEAVWGGTWMYLATGNESYLQRVTDPKLAKRAGAFSGGPNYGVFSWNNKLPGAQVLLSRLRLFLSPKYPYEEMLRTFHNQTNIIMCSYLPFFKSFNRTKGGLIQLNHGMPQPLQYVANAAFLATVFSDYLEAADTPGWYCGPHFYSIEVLRSFARTQIEYILGKNHLKMSYVVGTIGYGKRYPKNVHHRGASIPKKGGHRGCTGGWHWRDSKKANPNIINGAMVAGPDRHDGFKDTRKNRNYTEATLAGNAGLVAALVALSGEGHGVDRNTMFSAVPPMFPSPPPPPAPWKP